From the Vibrio vulnificus CMCP6 genome, one window contains:
- a CDS encoding SIR2 family NAD-dependent protein deacylase, with product MINGELLAAYKRGNVILFVGAGVSMNLGLPSWSELINHISEELGYDPDIYKTFGDDLALVEYYRIQKGRIGPLRSWMDTEWNSANVALEASKIHEYIAKANFPLIYTTNYDRWIEASLKHYGKEFIKIASVSDMIEVKKDQTQVIKFHGDFDDDESIVLDESSYFERLEFESPLDLKLRADVLGKTVLFIGYSLSDINIRLLFYKLSKLWKGNYCGGAQPKSYVFSPRPNPVQEAVLEQWGINMINSEIDDPGKALEEFLKQFV from the coding sequence GTGATAAATGGAGAGCTACTAGCAGCTTACAAGAGAGGGAATGTCATTTTATTCGTTGGGGCTGGTGTATCAATGAACCTTGGTCTTCCTTCATGGTCTGAACTTATCAACCATATTTCCGAAGAGTTAGGCTATGATCCTGATATTTATAAAACATTTGGAGATGATCTTGCGCTAGTCGAATATTATCGAATCCAAAAAGGCAGAATCGGTCCCCTGCGTAGCTGGATGGACACCGAATGGAACTCTGCAAATGTGGCACTGGAAGCATCCAAGATTCATGAATATATTGCCAAAGCAAATTTCCCTCTTATCTATACGACAAACTACGACAGATGGATAGAGGCGTCGCTAAAACATTACGGTAAAGAGTTTATAAAAATAGCGTCTGTATCGGACATGATTGAGGTGAAAAAAGACCAGACACAAGTCATTAAGTTTCATGGAGACTTTGATGACGATGAATCAATAGTTCTTGATGAATCGAGTTACTTCGAACGACTAGAGTTCGAATCACCTTTAGACCTCAAACTTAGGGCTGATGTGCTCGGAAAAACGGTTCTTTTCATTGGTTACAGTTTATCTGATATCAACATAAGACTTTTATTCTATAAACTATCGAAGCTATGGAAAGGTAACTACTGTGGAGGAGCTCAGCCTAAGTCCTACGTCTTCTCTCCACGTCCAAATCCTGTTCAGGAAGCAGTGCTTGAACAATGGGGAATCAATATGATTAATTCAGAAATTGATGATCCTGGTAAAGCACTTGAAGAGTTTTTGAAACAGTTTGTGTAA
- a CDS encoding AI-2E family transporter, whose translation MNNSNENLEKVLVKAFSTSLIRFAAITLIVIVCWWAFLPFLPILLWALVLAIALYPLKLAIERKLGLRSSRSATLVAVIGVLVLGTPTAMVGNSFASKTLEALDSYRNGTLAVSKPTDSVKEWPLVGEKVYAAWDEAAVNLPVFIDKHQPQIKSIFGWVFDSAAGAAKSVFVLIGAVIIAGIMLAWAEPASASIRKIFISFTDPIKGPSLHKLTTATLRQVAVGIIGIAFLTAMIFGAIVALAGVPAASLFTLIALVFAIVQLPVTVVALVAVAVLWSGDSGTAHNAIFTVLIIAASFIDNFLKPIILGRGLDVPMPIILIGAVGGVMSGGILGMFVGAAFLATGYQVFMQWVESESKQV comes from the coding sequence TTGAATAATTCAAATGAGAACTTAGAAAAGGTATTAGTGAAAGCATTTAGTACTTCATTGATACGATTCGCAGCAATTACGCTTATTGTTATTGTCTGTTGGTGGGCGTTTTTACCCTTTTTACCTATTTTACTTTGGGCTCTGGTATTGGCTATTGCACTTTACCCTCTTAAGTTGGCTATTGAACGTAAACTGGGCTTAAGATCTAGCCGATCGGCTACTTTAGTCGCTGTGATTGGCGTGCTTGTACTTGGAACGCCTACCGCAATGGTTGGTAACTCATTTGCGTCTAAAACGTTAGAAGCTCTCGATTCTTATCGAAATGGCACACTAGCCGTGTCGAAGCCAACTGACAGCGTAAAAGAATGGCCATTAGTCGGGGAAAAAGTATATGCAGCCTGGGATGAAGCCGCTGTCAATCTGCCTGTTTTCATAGACAAGCATCAGCCTCAAATAAAAAGCATTTTCGGTTGGGTATTCGATAGTGCGGCGGGCGCAGCTAAGAGCGTATTTGTCTTGATAGGTGCTGTGATCATTGCTGGGATAATGTTAGCTTGGGCTGAACCCGCATCAGCATCAATACGTAAGATTTTTATAAGTTTTACAGATCCGATCAAAGGACCCTCACTGCATAAATTAACAACAGCAACTCTAAGGCAGGTCGCTGTTGGCATTATTGGAATCGCATTTTTAACAGCAATGATATTTGGTGCTATCGTAGCGTTAGCAGGCGTTCCAGCGGCTTCTCTGTTTACATTAATCGCCTTAGTTTTTGCTATCGTTCAGCTCCCTGTGACCGTAGTGGCTCTGGTCGCTGTTGCAGTCTTGTGGTCAGGAGATAGTGGAACAGCACACAATGCTATCTTCACAGTATTAATTATTGCTGCAAGCTTTATCGATAATTTCCTAAAACCGATTATTCTTGGAAGAGGGTTGGATGTACCAATGCCTATAATACTCATTGGCGCTGTAGGTGGGGTCATGTCTGGAGGAATACTGGGTATGTTCGTTGGTGCGGCATTTTTAGCTACAGGATATCAAGTTTTTATGCAATGGGTAGAGTCAGAAAGCAAGCAAGTCTGA
- a CDS encoding MlrC C-terminal domain-containing protein: protein MSLGGKFEKLAGEPIKTKAYVKSISDGDEIVRGGTACNAPFKLGPTVRLVIEAENTVDVIVISGLCQTYDDTQGRPHGIAIQEYDVIGVKSGMHYRAFYKNFTDKLLIVDVPGATSRDVTIFEHTQLTAPVYPLDKNATFNI from the coding sequence GTGAGCCTCGGTGGTAAGTTTGAGAAATTGGCAGGTGAACCAATTAAAACCAAAGCTTATGTCAAGTCCATTTCGGATGGCGATGAGATCGTTCGCGGCGGGACCGCTTGCAACGCCCCATTTAAGCTTGGCCCTACCGTTAGGTTGGTCATTGAAGCGGAGAATACGGTGGATGTCATTGTTATATCAGGCCTATGCCAGACGTATGATGATACACAGGGACGCCCACATGGTATCGCGATTCAAGAATATGACGTTATTGGTGTGAAAAGCGGCATGCACTATAGAGCTTTCTATAAGAACTTCACCGACAAGTTACTGATCGTTGATGTTCCAGGGGCCACCAGTCGCGATGTGACTATTTTCGAACATACTCAGTTAACAGCGCCTGTGTACCCTTTAGATAAAAACGCAACGTTTAATATTTGA
- a CDS encoding amidohydrolase family protein — MKDDILTEKSESHEIDHTKRSTLTKLAFGAATLPFASVLHAASDKLAVQNISLMPNEKGPFDIVIENGRVVDPETGLDAIRNVGIKGKRIAAISTNTLKGAKVINAEGLVVAPGFVDLHAHGQQLPAARAQAFDGVTTQLEMESGLLPISKFYDDTAKEGRPLNYGASVAWTYARVMAKEPTMPAADGTIVWFQKAFSYNNWQNTLATPDELKQILNDIEQGLKEGGLGIGINAGYAPGYGHKEYYELAKLAKRYNMPTYTHVRYLNSAEPKSSFEAYQELISLSATTGAHMHICHLNSTSVQDIDDCADLVQSAIDRGLNVTAEAYPYGAGSSLIGAEVFRGDDWLARWGVPSASYMEANGKPLTQEKITELQANDPGKVVVMHFLKPDDNPSDRQKMDRSVLFPGAAIASDAMPWMDSKGQVIEGDIWPLPSDAIAHPRSLACFTRFISKYVNEYKAVTLIEAMERCSLNACRIIENSVPQMKNKGRVQVGKDADLVIFKLEDIKVLATFEAPNALSEGMHHVIVNGTPIIANGELQLGVNPGEPIRNPVIA, encoded by the coding sequence ATGAAGGATGACATATTGACTGAAAAGTCTGAATCTCATGAGATAGACCATACAAAACGTTCTACGTTGACTAAATTAGCCTTTGGCGCAGCAACACTTCCATTTGCTTCGGTTCTACATGCGGCTTCTGACAAACTGGCTGTACAGAATATTTCCCTAATGCCTAATGAAAAAGGCCCTTTTGATATTGTTATCGAAAATGGTCGTGTGGTTGATCCTGAAACGGGCTTAGATGCGATTCGTAACGTGGGGATCAAAGGTAAGCGTATTGCTGCTATTTCAACAAATACCTTGAAAGGTGCCAAAGTAATTAATGCTGAAGGTTTAGTCGTTGCTCCGGGCTTCGTTGATTTACATGCACATGGTCAACAGCTTCCTGCGGCTCGCGCTCAAGCATTTGATGGTGTTACCACCCAACTGGAAATGGAATCGGGTTTATTACCCATCTCTAAATTCTACGATGATACCGCAAAAGAAGGTCGACCTCTTAACTACGGCGCTTCGGTTGCTTGGACCTACGCGCGAGTTATGGCAAAAGAACCAACAATGCCAGCAGCTGATGGTACGATTGTTTGGTTCCAAAAAGCATTTTCATACAACAATTGGCAAAATACATTAGCAACACCAGATGAGCTAAAACAGATCCTCAATGATATCGAGCAGGGTCTGAAAGAAGGAGGTTTAGGCATTGGCATTAACGCAGGTTATGCTCCGGGTTATGGCCATAAAGAGTACTACGAGCTAGCGAAGCTCGCCAAACGCTATAATATGCCAACTTATACGCACGTTCGTTACTTAAACAGTGCAGAACCAAAATCCAGCTTTGAAGCTTATCAAGAACTGATCAGTTTATCTGCAACGACTGGTGCACACATGCACATTTGTCACCTGAATAGTACCTCTGTGCAAGATATTGATGATTGTGCGGACTTAGTGCAATCAGCGATTGATAGAGGTTTGAATGTAACTGCCGAAGCTTACCCTTACGGTGCCGGTTCGTCACTGATTGGCGCAGAAGTTTTCCGTGGTGATGATTGGTTAGCGCGCTGGGGAGTACCAAGTGCAAGTTACATGGAAGCCAATGGGAAACCATTAACACAAGAAAAGATCACAGAGCTTCAAGCAAATGACCCAGGCAAAGTGGTAGTAATGCATTTCTTAAAACCTGATGATAATCCATCCGATCGTCAAAAAATGGATCGTTCAGTTCTGTTTCCCGGTGCAGCTATTGCTTCAGATGCTATGCCTTGGATGGACTCAAAAGGACAGGTCATCGAAGGTGATATTTGGCCACTCCCTAGTGATGCCATCGCTCACCCAAGATCACTGGCTTGTTTTACCCGTTTCATTAGTAAATATGTTAACGAATACAAAGCGGTTACGCTTATTGAGGCAATGGAGCGTTGTAGCTTAAACGCTTGTCGCATTATAGAAAACAGCGTCCCACAAATGAAAAATAAAGGCCGTGTTCAAGTAGGTAAAGATGCAGATTTAGTGATATTCAAACTTGAAGATATCAAAGTGCTTGCGACTTTCGAAGCCCCTAATGCACTGTCTGAAGGTATGCATCATGTCATTGTTAACGGTACGCCCATCATTGCAAATGGTGAATTACAGTTAGGCGTAAATCCGGGTGAACCCATTCGCAACCCTGTTATTGCATAA
- a CDS encoding CobW family GTP-binding protein — translation MSKKPIPVTILAGFLGAGKTTLLNHILTNANGMRMAVIVNDFGSINVDAELVKSESDNMISLENGCVCCNLAEGLVVSVMRLLALEQRPDHIVVETSGISEPKEVALNFEDPELQQHAPLNAIITTIDAKNVLTLEKQMAELAEQQIQVADIVLVNKVDLVEPEELAKVKQWCQVQAPFAKLVEIEFGKVDLPILFEVPERLQVSSHNREHGGEHHHCHDDHCDHVSHQFETFSFETEHPLSLQALYPLLQQFSIDAYRMKGILNLDDKPDHRCIFQCTGQRAQVTIGDPWQEGEKRATRLVFIGPKGGLDRNVMRKKLDALVI, via the coding sequence ATGAGTAAAAAGCCAATTCCAGTCACTATCTTAGCCGGATTTTTAGGGGCAGGTAAAACCACCCTGCTCAATCATATTCTGACCAATGCCAATGGAATGCGCATGGCCGTTATCGTCAATGACTTTGGTTCGATAAATGTTGATGCTGAACTGGTAAAGTCTGAAAGCGACAATATGATCAGCCTAGAAAATGGTTGTGTTTGTTGTAATCTCGCTGAAGGTTTAGTGGTTTCTGTGATGCGTTTATTAGCACTCGAACAACGTCCAGATCACATTGTGGTAGAAACCTCTGGAATTTCAGAACCAAAAGAAGTGGCGCTGAATTTTGAAGATCCAGAACTACAACAGCATGCGCCCCTCAATGCGATTATCACCACCATTGACGCTAAAAATGTACTAACGCTCGAAAAACAGATGGCAGAATTAGCTGAACAGCAAATTCAAGTCGCTGATATTGTTTTGGTCAATAAAGTCGACCTAGTAGAGCCAGAAGAGCTAGCAAAAGTTAAACAATGGTGTCAGGTACAAGCGCCATTTGCAAAGCTGGTTGAAATTGAGTTTGGTAAAGTCGATTTACCTATTTTATTTGAAGTACCAGAGAGGCTTCAGGTTTCATCCCATAACAGAGAACATGGTGGCGAGCACCATCACTGTCATGATGACCATTGTGATCACGTTAGCCATCAGTTTGAAACATTCAGTTTTGAAACAGAGCATCCCCTTTCACTGCAAGCCTTGTACCCTCTGTTGCAGCAGTTTTCTATCGATGCATATCGCATGAAAGGCATCTTAAACCTTGATGATAAACCCGATCACCGTTGTATTTTCCAATGCACAGGACAACGTGCACAGGTGACGATTGGCGATCCATGGCAAGAGGGTGAAAAAAGAGCGACTCGACTTGTTTTCATCGGCCCTAAAGGGGGATTAGATAGGAATGTTATGCGCAAGAAATTGGACGCTCTTGTGATCTAA
- the bla gene encoding class A beta-lactamase, with protein MKKLTMERFMNRSIALCFTLLISSLVPIQPAVANVHNFKDVSQKLETISQRLVGRIGVAAQEIGSGERITVNGDEMFVMASTYKVAIAVALLERIDKGELKLSDLIDVPQETMVTGDGAIAVNFVHPGIKLSIANLIEPMITLSDNTATDICLKLAGGPEAVTKVMRNIGITDLRVDRYTSEILRDFYGLPDKAYSSVLAKALAQDPSLASKQPLRNLKFEQEDLRDQSSPNAMLELLLAIDSGKVLSEKSSEFLLDVMSRTRTGAGRLKGLLPKGTLVAHKTGTIGGVANDVGFVTLPDGRRFAIVVYSKSSTTSEADRDLAIAEITRTLYDFYYLK; from the coding sequence ATGAAAAAACTAACCATGGAGAGGTTTATGAATCGAAGTATAGCGCTTTGTTTTACTTTACTTATCTCGTCATTAGTTCCAATTCAGCCAGCAGTTGCTAATGTGCATAATTTTAAAGATGTTTCGCAGAAACTTGAGACAATTTCACAGAGGCTAGTTGGCCGCATCGGTGTGGCTGCTCAAGAAATTGGCTCTGGGGAGAGAATAACAGTAAACGGCGATGAAATGTTTGTGATGGCCAGTACCTACAAGGTTGCTATTGCTGTCGCCTTACTGGAGCGGATTGATAAAGGCGAGCTTAAGCTTTCCGATTTAATTGATGTCCCACAAGAAACCATGGTGACAGGTGACGGTGCTATCGCGGTGAACTTCGTGCACCCAGGTATAAAGTTATCTATCGCCAATTTAATCGAACCAATGATAACGTTAAGTGACAACACAGCGACAGATATTTGTCTAAAACTTGCAGGAGGGCCTGAAGCAGTAACTAAAGTGATGCGAAATATTGGTATTACTGATTTACGAGTTGATCGGTATACCAGTGAAATTTTAAGGGACTTCTATGGTTTACCCGACAAGGCCTATTCATCTGTACTTGCAAAGGCTCTTGCCCAAGACCCATCGCTCGCGTCAAAACAACCACTTAGAAACCTTAAGTTCGAACAAGAAGATCTACGAGATCAAAGCTCGCCTAATGCCATGTTGGAATTACTTCTGGCAATTGACAGCGGTAAAGTGTTAAGTGAGAAAAGCAGCGAATTTTTACTTGATGTCATGTCACGTACACGCACTGGTGCTGGAAGGCTAAAAGGTCTACTACCAAAAGGAACCCTCGTTGCCCACAAGACAGGGACAATTGGCGGTGTCGCCAATGACGTGGGATTTGTAACGCTACCCGATGGTCGACGTTTTGCGATAGTCGTATATTCTAAGAGCAGCACAACATCGGAAGCTGATCGTGATCTAGCTATTGCAGAAATTACCCGAACGTTATACGATTTTTATTATTTAAAGTAA
- a CDS encoding serine hydrolase domain-containing protein — MDQAIKKKMKLLPTVIVSSLLTMQPALAHQNNKMTQEEGQATFNAVVADVNKMIKEMHIPGLAVGVIHGPNTYSAGLGITKVGTNEAVTPDTQFQIGSVTKTFLATLAMQQSEQGILDLNARVVDILPWWRVSDPEATSKARVVDLFHHRAGWYGDHGFLRVPPGGSISEKVMLQGAYAQQIYPFDQTWMYNNTSITFATHVVSHVGGKPIETLIEENLLTPLGMNSSSFNYDATPPAKDYAWGHPPIYGKGSISELKPYYIPLIRESAASGALRSTVADMLKYARFQLDGKDASGKQLLSKKALDYAHAPAVEASTGDFTGLTWFVHDYDGTTSPSHGGNWPGTRSFLQLIPDHDFAVVVLVHSDRGAEAYKKVANAMVKAFTKIESNSPVSVGATPSVLDPFVGVFKGNSQNIEIRKDGDKYVFVQFSALTKGADPAPANVENTAEGYFIITEGPNKGALGELLKDPSGELNYVRFNHRIFIRGEGAVNEFDLSGSVFDK, encoded by the coding sequence ATGGATCAAGCCATTAAGAAGAAAATGAAATTATTACCTACCGTAATAGTTTCGTCTTTATTGACAATGCAGCCGGCATTGGCACATCAAAATAATAAAATGACACAGGAAGAAGGCCAAGCAACCTTCAATGCCGTCGTTGCCGATGTCAATAAAATGATCAAAGAAATGCACATACCGGGACTTGCTGTCGGTGTTATTCATGGACCTAACACCTACAGTGCCGGACTCGGTATCACCAAGGTAGGCACCAACGAGGCCGTTACCCCTGATACACAATTTCAAATTGGCTCTGTGACCAAAACCTTCCTTGCGACCCTAGCCATGCAGCAATCCGAACAGGGCATTCTGGATTTAAACGCACGTGTCGTCGATATTCTGCCGTGGTGGAGGGTTTCAGATCCCGAGGCGACATCTAAAGCGCGGGTTGTTGACCTATTCCATCATCGTGCTGGCTGGTATGGCGACCATGGGTTCCTTCGTGTTCCTCCAGGTGGTTCGATATCTGAGAAAGTAATGCTTCAAGGGGCTTACGCACAGCAGATCTATCCGTTCGATCAAACCTGGATGTACAACAACACCAGTATCACTTTCGCTACACATGTAGTGTCTCATGTCGGTGGAAAGCCGATCGAGACACTGATCGAAGAGAATCTGTTAACTCCGCTCGGCATGAATTCGTCATCCTTTAACTACGATGCTACCCCTCCTGCTAAAGATTACGCATGGGGCCATCCGCCGATCTACGGGAAAGGCAGCATAAGTGAACTCAAGCCGTACTACATTCCGTTGATTAGAGAGTCCGCAGCCTCCGGCGCACTCCGCTCTACGGTGGCCGACATGCTTAAATACGCCCGCTTTCAGCTAGACGGTAAGGATGCCTCCGGTAAGCAGTTGTTGTCTAAAAAAGCGCTGGATTATGCCCACGCACCTGCGGTCGAGGCTTCGACCGGAGACTTTACCGGACTGACATGGTTCGTCCACGACTACGATGGGACCACAAGCCCTAGCCATGGGGGGAATTGGCCCGGTACGCGTTCTTTTCTGCAGTTGATCCCGGATCACGACTTTGCCGTAGTGGTTTTGGTTCACAGCGATCGCGGAGCTGAAGCTTACAAAAAAGTGGCTAACGCAATGGTCAAAGCCTTTACGAAAATCGAATCCAACTCTCCGGTCTCCGTTGGTGCGACTCCGTCTGTGCTCGACCCCTTCGTCGGTGTGTTTAAGGGTAATTCCCAAAACATTGAGATCCGTAAAGATGGCGACAAATATGTGTTTGTCCAGTTTTCAGCATTGACTAAAGGAGCGGATCCTGCCCCTGCCAATGTAGAAAACACGGCCGAGGGTTATTTTATCATCACCGAAGGTCCGAATAAGGGAGCACTTGGTGAATTGCTGAAAGACCCATCTGGCGAACTCAACTACGTGCGCTTCAACCACAGAATCTTTATTCGCGGTGAAGGTGCGGTTAACGAGTTCGACCTATCTGGATCGGTATTCGATAAGTAG